In Fibrobacter sp. UWR3, one DNA window encodes the following:
- a CDS encoding M15 family metallopeptidase yields MKSVFSVSSCRSRTCSARTSIAFLLIAVLWGAAFCFAHETDIPFEPKKPEKPLRFCTAAKQWVEYASKDTNLVEITNMKGLRMDLRYGTFNNVTGHDMYCGIQRAFVHRDALPKLKRSLSLIAKELPGYTLVIFDAARPMYAQSALKQAVVGTPYTNYVSSGKTGGLHNYGLALDLSLADSTGALLDMGTDFDSFERCAGEVGEADALKSGRLTQQQVDNRKLLRSIMKRAGWVSLSSEWWHFNAYTRAYTKEHYPLFPM; encoded by the coding sequence ATGAAAAGTGTTTTTTCGGTGTCGTCATGTCGCAGCCGAACTTGTTCGGCAAGGACATCCATTGCGTTTCTTTTAATTGCGGTTTTATGGGGGGCTGCCTTTTGCTTTGCCCACGAGACAGACATACCCTTTGAACCCAAGAAGCCGGAAAAGCCGCTGCGGTTCTGTACCGCCGCCAAGCAGTGGGTGGAATACGCGAGCAAGGATACGAACCTGGTAGAAATCACGAACATGAAGGGGCTGCGCATGGACCTGCGTTATGGGACTTTTAACAACGTAACGGGGCATGACATGTACTGCGGAATCCAGCGGGCGTTCGTGCACCGCGATGCCTTGCCGAAGTTGAAGCGTTCACTTTCACTTATCGCGAAGGAACTGCCCGGTTACACGCTCGTGATATTCGATGCGGCGCGCCCGATGTACGCGCAATCCGCGCTCAAGCAGGCGGTTGTGGGAACGCCTTACACGAATTATGTATCGTCGGGAAAGACGGGCGGGCTCCACAATTACGGCCTCGCGCTGGACCTTTCGCTGGCTGATTCCACGGGCGCTTTGCTCGACATGGGAACAGATTTCGATTCGTTCGAGCGCTGTGCGGGCGAGGTGGGCGAGGCAGATGCTCTCAAGAGCGGGCGACTCACGCAACAGCAGGTCGATAACCGCAAGCTCTTGCGCAGCATCATGAAGCGTGCCGGCTGGGTTTCGCTTTCAAGCGAATGGTGGCACTTTAACGCCTACACGCGGGCCTATACCAAGGAACACTACCCGCTGTTCCCGATGTAA
- a CDS encoding PD-(D/E)XK nuclease family transposase has translation MEKTRQQKIREKEAEIRKKKFFDPTYDPVFKKIFKNKKNLIHFLNAVLHLEGDRRIKSVDHLKPTVKLRNQAGNEKSGSFDIHARTMCGKFIDVEMQRAIQEDFLDRIELYSMLLSANAKIAMDAEATVKQREEHPYLMPTVYSIWICNFRVPFCRHFREELALFRTADVGKPHPLTVYPKKKYIIIDLTRYVPQEGESLENQWIELFRNMPTANAMPHGVDKVVRAVYRQLLVSKAKARFITEVATGMIDRDEYNACMSYARNKGRAEGLEKGLAEGRAKGRAEGRAEGEKRGEARANRKFATEKKKIAQFLRSKGVSVKLLNAAMAIK, from the coding sequence ATGGAAAAGACTCGCCAACAGAAAATTAGAGAGAAGGAAGCGGAGATCCGCAAGAAAAAATTCTTCGATCCGACATACGACCCTGTATTCAAGAAAATCTTCAAGAACAAGAAGAACCTCATCCACTTCTTGAATGCGGTCTTGCACCTTGAAGGGGATCGCAGGATAAAGTCCGTCGACCACCTCAAGCCGACAGTCAAGTTGCGGAACCAGGCTGGCAACGAGAAATCGGGCAGTTTCGACATACACGCAAGGACAATGTGCGGGAAGTTCATCGACGTAGAGATGCAACGTGCAATTCAAGAGGATTTCCTAGATCGCATCGAGCTATACTCCATGCTGCTTTCTGCCAACGCAAAAATTGCGATGGATGCCGAGGCAACCGTGAAACAGCGGGAAGAACACCCCTACCTCATGCCGACGGTGTATTCCATATGGATCTGTAACTTCAGGGTGCCGTTCTGCAGGCATTTTCGCGAAGAACTGGCGCTTTTCCGCACTGCCGACGTGGGAAAGCCCCACCCCTTGACGGTCTATCCTAAGAAAAAGTATATTATCATAGACTTGACCCGGTATGTCCCACAGGAGGGCGAATCACTGGAAAACCAGTGGATAGAACTATTCAGGAACATGCCGACAGCAAATGCCATGCCGCACGGCGTAGACAAGGTCGTGAGGGCAGTCTACAGGCAGTTACTGGTCAGCAAGGCGAAGGCAAGGTTTATTACGGAGGTCGCGACGGGTATGATTGACAGGGATGAATACAACGCATGCATGAGCTACGCACGCAACAAGGGCCGCGCAGAAGGACTAGAGAAAGGTCTTGCAGAAGGGCGTGCCAAAGGACGCGCGGAAGGACGCGCTGAAGGAGAAAAGCGCGGAGAAGCACGAGCAAACAGGAAATTTGCGACCGAAAAGAAAAAAATTGCCCAGTTTCTCCGGTCAAAAGGCGTTTCCGTCAAGTTGCTAAACGCGGCAATGGCGATAAAGTAA
- a CDS encoding L-threonylcarbamoyladenylate synthase yields the protein MKFPPWTSVSEAADLLKAGEVVAIPTETVYGLAGNAYNPEALAKIFAAKERPTFDPLIVHIADIAELENVARDIPKSAYRLAEAFWPGPMTIILPKKDCIPDLCTSGLPSVAVRFPSHPVAQAIIKKSGLPLAAPSANLFKHVSPTTAEHVAAQLADRIAGIVDGGPCSVGVESAIISLAGDVPTVLRPGAITPEMFKAVLGEVAVKESTSKPGQAMQAPGQCDTHYRPQVPLYFGEVPAGYKLPEHTARIAFGNQAGAIPATVNLSATGDMTEATARLYAYMHDLDTPDYDLILVDPIPNKGIGIALNDRLKRASIKTLPLTD from the coding sequence ATGAAATTCCCTCCTTGGACAAGCGTTTCGGAAGCAGCCGACCTGCTAAAGGCCGGCGAGGTCGTCGCCATCCCGACAGAGACCGTCTATGGGCTTGCGGGGAACGCATACAACCCCGAAGCGCTTGCGAAGATTTTTGCCGCCAAGGAGCGCCCGACGTTTGACCCGCTTATCGTGCATATTGCCGACATCGCGGAACTGGAGAACGTCGCCCGCGACATTCCCAAAAGCGCATACCGGCTGGCGGAAGCCTTCTGGCCAGGCCCGATGACCATCATCCTCCCGAAGAAGGACTGCATCCCCGACCTTTGCACGAGCGGGCTGCCCTCGGTGGCGGTAAGGTTCCCGAGCCACCCCGTAGCGCAGGCGATTATCAAGAAATCGGGACTCCCGCTTGCAGCCCCGAGCGCAAACCTGTTCAAGCACGTGAGCCCAACGACCGCAGAGCACGTAGCCGCACAGCTTGCGGACCGCATTGCGGGAATCGTCGATGGCGGGCCGTGCTCCGTAGGGGTCGAAAGCGCCATCATCTCGCTTGCCGGAGATGTGCCGACAGTGCTCCGCCCGGGGGCGATTACGCCCGAGATGTTCAAGGCGGTGCTCGGCGAAGTCGCCGTCAAGGAATCCACAAGCAAGCCCGGGCAGGCGATGCAGGCGCCGGGACAGTGCGATACGCATTACCGCCCGCAGGTGCCGCTCTATTTCGGAGAAGTGCCCGCAGGTTACAAACTGCCGGAGCATACTGCGCGCATCGCGTTCGGGAACCAGGCCGGAGCGATTCCTGCCACAGTGAACTTGTCTGCAACGGGTGACATGACCGAGGCGACCGCAAGGCTATACGCCTACATGCACGACCTGGATACGCCCGATTACGATCTGATTCTTGTGGACCCGATACCCAACAAGGGAATCGGCATCGCCCTGAACGACCGCCTCAAGCGCGCCAGCATCAAGACATTGCCCCTTACTGATTAA
- a CDS encoding DUF349 domain-containing protein, which translates to MSLLDALRPKWQNSNPEKRLEAVEDMDVREQSTLERIALSDEDSSVRTAAVKKLTLIPSLSAISKKDSEAGVRRLAESRYFEEVTKMLKDYREPANEEVLKYVDDIKDTRYAEELAKSMPNSELRLELIKKTGKVNVLTYAANKDAKEEIAKTAVDRIESESSLTDISKSSKHSSVRKIAIEKIRAKKEVEDGGKRAEALLNGKRNALIQQAHSLAGKKNPQEVKDQFEALMNEAKTLGMGDKQATLDEIYASYKKFLAEADAERAAAEKANAEKEESKQQLSALLEEFEGIIASDNASEKADRIAEIVAEWNEKKSIMDAESVKRFNLALLKSQELKKADTAVTETEVDTADEDKARKQLLDMLQAIADSEVSETTLKHVHSIVREWEKLPLLEGSDLNLQSYNALRNKLKEKIAAFEETAQKRYEENAEKLRKLIERVKGFDENEDFKNLSQKLRDTFAEWKNIVGEQKFKYHDLWLEYKSATERFQEMRQWESWHNEKDRAGILEEMEMLAKEPGSQDVLNKLREFSNKWKNIGPVSPAKFAEFRDKFQALFTQIRDNCSQFIEEREVERQKNLESKQELCKKIEDLVADTTIFWKDKYKAMQEIQENWKNIGMVPKESLNALIERFKAASNAFFAQYKESIKQEDQNRETNLEKKLKLIEEAEALKESTDWNATSNKLKQLQDAWKATGPVPKSKSEEIWTRFRSACDAFFDKKRSHFEEMDNEKQANLAKKVALCDKLDAMDTNNVTAETTEAIKAIREEWKAIGMVPKESVEAINERYNSKMNLFITAMAASDEGLKKQLDKIKARKLELIGKVKQFAESAGSNQLADAVRDIQKEWRELGSCGVEDSEIHKEFRSACDDFFTRRRDQLDIQEQARENNLQKKQLLCEQAEDLLTDLSEATVAAAMNKVKHLRRLWKEVGAVPREQSDKIWKRFNGACDKVFAFGRKDEPAAPSNPA; encoded by the coding sequence ATGAGCTTATTGGATGCATTGAGACCGAAATGGCAGAATTCCAACCCTGAAAAGCGACTCGAAGCTGTCGAAGACATGGACGTTCGCGAACAGAGCACCTTGGAACGCATTGCCCTTTCGGATGAAGATAGTAGCGTTAGAACCGCAGCCGTTAAAAAACTTACCCTGATTCCGTCCCTTTCGGCAATTTCGAAGAAGGACAGCGAGGCAGGTGTACGTCGCTTGGCTGAATCGCGTTATTTTGAAGAAGTCACCAAGATGCTCAAGGACTATCGTGAACCGGCAAACGAGGAAGTACTCAAGTACGTAGACGACATCAAGGACACCCGCTATGCCGAAGAACTTGCAAAATCCATGCCCAACTCCGAGCTCCGCCTGGAACTCATCAAGAAGACGGGCAAGGTCAACGTGCTCACGTACGCCGCCAATAAGGATGCCAAGGAAGAAATCGCAAAGACCGCAGTGGACCGCATTGAATCGGAATCCTCGCTCACGGATATTTCGAAGAGCTCGAAGCACTCCTCTGTAAGGAAAATCGCCATCGAAAAGATCCGCGCCAAGAAGGAAGTCGAAGACGGCGGCAAGAGGGCCGAAGCCCTGCTCAACGGCAAGAGGAACGCGCTTATCCAGCAGGCGCACTCGCTCGCCGGCAAAAAGAACCCGCAAGAGGTCAAGGACCAGTTCGAAGCCCTGATGAACGAGGCGAAAACCCTCGGCATGGGCGACAAGCAGGCAACCCTTGACGAAATCTACGCAAGCTACAAGAAGTTCCTCGCCGAAGCCGATGCCGAACGCGCTGCCGCCGAAAAGGCGAATGCCGAGAAGGAGGAGAGCAAACAGCAGCTTTCTGCCCTCCTTGAAGAATTCGAGGGCATCATCGCCTCTGACAATGCAAGCGAAAAGGCAGACCGCATCGCCGAAATCGTTGCCGAATGGAACGAGAAGAAGTCCATCATGGATGCAGAATCGGTAAAGCGCTTCAATCTCGCCCTCCTCAAGAGCCAGGAACTCAAGAAGGCCGACACCGCAGTTACCGAAACGGAAGTTGACACCGCCGACGAGGACAAGGCCCGCAAGCAGTTGCTTGACATGCTGCAGGCCATCGCCGATTCCGAAGTTTCGGAAACGACCCTGAAGCACGTGCACTCCATCGTGCGCGAATGGGAAAAGCTCCCGCTCCTCGAAGGTTCCGACCTGAACCTCCAGAGTTACAACGCCCTGCGCAACAAGCTCAAGGAAAAGATTGCGGCCTTCGAAGAGACCGCCCAGAAGCGCTACGAAGAAAACGCCGAAAAGCTCCGCAAGCTTATCGAGCGCGTAAAGGGCTTCGACGAGAACGAAGACTTCAAGAACCTGAGCCAGAAGCTCCGCGACACGTTCGCCGAATGGAAGAACATCGTGGGCGAACAGAAGTTCAAGTACCACGACCTGTGGCTCGAGTACAAGAGCGCTACCGAGCGCTTCCAGGAAATGCGCCAGTGGGAATCCTGGCACAACGAGAAGGACCGTGCAGGCATCCTCGAAGAGATGGAAATGCTCGCCAAGGAACCCGGTAGCCAGGACGTGCTCAACAAGCTGCGCGAATTCAGCAACAAGTGGAAGAACATCGGCCCCGTCTCCCCTGCGAAGTTCGCGGAATTCCGCGACAAGTTCCAGGCCCTGTTTACCCAGATTCGCGACAACTGCTCGCAGTTTATCGAAGAACGTGAAGTCGAACGCCAGAAGAACCTCGAAAGCAAGCAGGAACTCTGCAAGAAGATCGAGGACCTGGTCGCCGACACCACAATCTTCTGGAAGGACAAGTACAAGGCCATGCAGGAAATCCAGGAAAACTGGAAGAACATCGGCATGGTGCCCAAGGAAAGCCTGAACGCGCTTATCGAAAGGTTCAAGGCCGCATCGAACGCATTCTTTGCCCAGTACAAGGAAAGCATCAAGCAAGAAGACCAGAACCGCGAGACGAACCTCGAGAAGAAGTTGAAACTTATCGAGGAAGCCGAGGCTCTCAAGGAATCTACCGACTGGAACGCGACCTCCAACAAGCTCAAGCAGTTGCAGGATGCCTGGAAGGCCACCGGTCCCGTGCCCAAGAGCAAGTCCGAGGAAATCTGGACCCGCTTCCGCAGTGCGTGCGACGCATTCTTCGACAAGAAGCGCAGCCACTTCGAGGAGATGGACAACGAGAAGCAGGCCAATCTAGCGAAGAAGGTCGCCCTTTGCGACAAGCTCGACGCGATGGATACAAACAACGTAACTGCAGAAACGACCGAAGCCATCAAGGCCATCCGCGAGGAATGGAAGGCCATCGGCATGGTGCCGAAGGAATCCGTCGAGGCTATCAACGAGCGGTACAATTCCAAGATGAACCTGTTCATTACCGCCATGGCAGCAAGCGACGAAGGCCTCAAGAAGCAACTCGACAAAATCAAGGCCCGCAAGCTAGAACTGATTGGCAAGGTGAAGCAGTTCGCCGAAAGCGCCGGTTCCAACCAACTCGCCGACGCAGTCCGCGACATTCAAAAGGAATGGCGCGAGCTCGGATCTTGCGGCGTCGAGGATTCCGAAATCCACAAGGAATTCCGTAGCGCCTGCGACGACTTCTTTACCCGCCGCCGCGACCAGCTTGACATCCAGGAACAGGCCCGCGAGAACAACCTCCAGAAGAAGCAGCTCCTGTGCGAACAGGCCGAAGACCTGCTCACCGACCTGAGCGAGGCCACCGTCGCCGCCGCGATGAACAAGGTGAAGCACCTGCGCAGGCTGTGGAAGGAAGTCGGTGCGGTTCCCCGCGAACAGTCCGACAAGATCTGGAAGCGCTTTAACGGAGCATGCGACAAGGTGTTTGCCTTCGGCCGCAAGGACGAACCTGCAGCACCGAGCAACCCGGCATAA
- the priA gene encoding primosomal protein N', whose protein sequence is MAKRIPKTEAPEQIRVKHAPETLERFCEVYIPQAPSVYTYGVPSGLFAGPEIRRGSVVWVQFATRKAPSLAVVAKVHTERPAFNVRCAYPHASGYVFNERYMESLEWVARYYISTPMKALDVFWPADFGKYLDALAARQAEAGEVSGEEGAAAQMPARPDVPPLTDEQQVALDSLVSDLSGTGFRGSLLHGVTGSGKTRVYQELAYEALNRGLRVLILVPEIGLTPQTAGRFEDFLRVPVHVLHSALSAPKRRESFVSILEGSARVVLGTRSAILAPFDFDVVILDEEHDSSFKQQDPAPRYHTRELAFHLAYKYGALVVLGSATPCIETFHNASTDKLKYLKLQKRATSASLPEVSIVDMGKVCQQKGILMSPDLRDALVKCVADGDQAIVLMNRRGYSKVRICGECGETLYCKNCHVPLVYHRQYNSLLCHYCGLLYPVNTPCRACGAETYEFVGGAIEKLEEEILEWVPDAKIVRMDRDTTQNVGSVEKILESFRNGEYNILLGTQMVAKGHDFPGVKLVGVVGADSGFGMPDFRSTERLFQLLSQTAGRAGRAGGTGRVLIQTQNPNEPVMNFALHHDFAGFAEMETRDRKDAFYPPFCKMVEVSFGSRDEGALRDAVARVEALCRAEKSLMVMGPVDAFIPVVQNVRWVKLYLKSNDLSAVRRILSPVVNAPKPVFPSVDIKVEIE, encoded by the coding sequence ATGGCAAAACGCATACCCAAAACGGAAGCGCCCGAGCAAATTCGAGTGAAACACGCCCCGGAAACCCTGGAGCGGTTCTGCGAGGTGTATATCCCGCAGGCGCCCTCCGTCTATACTTACGGGGTTCCTTCCGGGCTGTTTGCCGGCCCTGAAATCCGGCGGGGGAGCGTGGTCTGGGTGCAGTTTGCCACCCGCAAGGCACCGTCGCTTGCGGTTGTCGCGAAGGTACATACGGAAAGGCCCGCGTTCAACGTGCGGTGCGCCTACCCGCATGCGTCGGGCTACGTTTTTAACGAGCGGTACATGGAATCGCTCGAATGGGTGGCGCGTTACTATATAAGCACGCCGATGAAGGCGCTGGACGTGTTCTGGCCTGCCGATTTCGGAAAGTATCTCGATGCGCTTGCGGCAAGGCAAGCGGAGGCTGGCGAAGTTTCGGGCGAGGAAGGTGCGGCTGCCCAGATGCCCGCGCGCCCCGACGTGCCTCCGCTTACCGACGAACAGCAGGTGGCGCTCGACTCGCTCGTGTCCGACCTTTCGGGTACGGGCTTCCGGGGCTCGCTCTTGCATGGTGTGACCGGTTCCGGCAAGACGCGCGTGTATCAGGAACTTGCCTACGAGGCGTTGAACCGCGGGTTGCGCGTCTTGATTCTCGTTCCCGAAATCGGGCTCACCCCGCAGACGGCGGGCCGGTTCGAGGACTTTTTGCGGGTGCCCGTGCACGTGCTGCACTCGGCGCTCTCCGCCCCGAAGCGGCGCGAATCCTTCGTCTCGATTCTGGAAGGGAGCGCGCGTGTGGTTCTCGGGACCCGGAGCGCGATACTTGCACCGTTCGATTTCGATGTCGTGATTCTCGACGAGGAACACGATTCCTCGTTCAAGCAGCAGGACCCCGCCCCGCGCTACCATACCCGCGAACTCGCGTTCCACCTGGCCTACAAGTACGGGGCGCTCGTGGTACTCGGGAGCGCGACCCCCTGCATCGAGACCTTCCATAACGCAAGTACAGATAAATTAAAATACCTCAAGTTGCAGAAGCGCGCGACGTCGGCGAGCCTGCCCGAGGTGAGCATCGTCGATATGGGGAAGGTCTGCCAGCAGAAGGGGATCCTCATGTCGCCCGATTTGCGCGACGCCCTCGTGAAGTGCGTTGCGGATGGCGACCAGGCGATTGTGCTTATGAACCGCCGCGGGTATTCCAAGGTCCGCATTTGCGGGGAATGTGGCGAGACGCTCTACTGCAAAAACTGCCATGTGCCGCTCGTTTACCACAGGCAGTACAATTCCCTGCTGTGCCACTACTGCGGGCTGCTTTACCCGGTGAACACGCCGTGCCGTGCCTGCGGGGCCGAAACATACGAGTTCGTGGGCGGTGCCATCGAAAAGCTCGAGGAAGAAATCCTGGAGTGGGTGCCGGATGCAAAGATTGTGCGCATGGACCGCGATACCACGCAGAACGTGGGCTCGGTCGAGAAAATTCTGGAATCGTTCCGGAATGGCGAATACAACATTCTGCTCGGCACGCAGATGGTCGCGAAGGGCCACGATTTCCCGGGCGTGAAACTCGTGGGCGTTGTGGGTGCCGACAGCGGTTTCGGGATGCCCGATTTCCGCAGTACGGAGAGGCTGTTCCAGTTGCTGAGCCAGACGGCGGGGCGTGCGGGCCGTGCTGGGGGGACGGGTCGCGTGCTTATCCAGACGCAGAACCCGAACGAGCCGGTGATGAACTTCGCGCTCCACCACGACTTTGCGGGCTTTGCCGAGATGGAAACCCGCGACCGCAAGGATGCATTCTATCCGCCGTTCTGCAAGATGGTGGAGGTCTCCTTCGGGAGCCGTGACGAGGGCGCCCTGCGCGATGCTGTCGCCCGCGTGGAAGCGCTTTGCCGTGCCGAAAAGAGCCTGATGGTCATGGGCCCGGTGGATGCGTTTATCCCCGTGGTGCAGAACGTTCGCTGGGTAAAACTGTACCTGAAGTCGAACGACCTCTCGGCGGTGCGCCGAATCCTTTCGCCTGTCGTGAACGCGCCGAAACCCGTGTTCCCCAGCGTGGATATTAAGGTGGAAATCGAATAA
- a CDS encoding glutamine synthetase family protein, with amino-acid sequence MASTSYSANALVTALKKPRDKFTKEDIKKYIFDNGIRHLNFMYAGGDGRLKTLNFVINDADYLDEILSCGERVDGSSLFSYIEASSSDLYVVPKFSSAFMDPFAELPTLCLLCSFFNKDGQPLESSPEYTLHKACEAFKKETGMEFQAMGELEYYVIADDMGEFPAVDQRGYHESAPFAKFNEFRQQCMLYIAQAGGQIKYGHSEVGNFTQDGKLYEQNEIEFLPCPAEDAANQLTIAKWIIRNLGAQLGLDVTFAPKITVGKAGSGLHIHMRIMKDGNNQMLKNGVISETARRAIAGMMKLAPSITAFGNQNPTSYLRLVPHQEAPTNVCWGDRNRSVLVRVPLGWASKTDLCKIANPNEKGTSYDTHQKQTVEKRSPDASANVYLLMAGLCVACRYGLSLKDGLKVAEQTYVNVNIHKKENAKLLSKLDTLPDSCWASADCLAKQRKVYEEFGVFSPAMIDGIMAQLKAFKDKTLRAQVTKSKTAMQKLVKTYFYCG; translated from the coding sequence ATGGCATCTACCTCCTATTCCGCTAACGCGCTCGTCACGGCCCTCAAGAAGCCTCGCGACAAATTCACCAAGGAAGATATCAAGAAGTACATCTTCGACAACGGCATCCGCCACCTGAACTTCATGTACGCCGGCGGAGACGGCCGTCTCAAGACCCTCAACTTCGTCATCAACGATGCCGACTACCTGGACGAAATTCTCAGCTGCGGCGAACGCGTAGACGGTTCATCGCTGTTCAGCTACATCGAAGCCTCCTCCTCCGACCTCTACGTGGTGCCGAAATTCTCCTCCGCATTCATGGACCCGTTCGCAGAACTCCCGACTCTCTGCCTGCTCTGCTCCTTCTTCAACAAGGACGGACAGCCGCTGGAATCTTCCCCAGAATACACGCTCCACAAGGCATGCGAAGCCTTCAAGAAGGAGACCGGCATGGAATTCCAGGCCATGGGCGAACTGGAATACTACGTGATTGCCGACGACATGGGCGAATTCCCGGCCGTTGACCAGAGGGGTTACCACGAATCAGCACCGTTCGCGAAGTTCAACGAGTTCCGCCAGCAGTGCATGCTCTACATCGCGCAGGCCGGCGGCCAGATCAAGTACGGCCACAGCGAAGTGGGCAATTTCACGCAAGACGGCAAGCTCTACGAGCAGAACGAAATCGAGTTCCTCCCCTGCCCGGCAGAAGACGCGGCCAACCAGCTCACCATCGCCAAGTGGATTATCCGTAACCTCGGCGCACAGCTCGGCCTCGACGTGACGTTTGCCCCGAAGATTACCGTTGGCAAGGCGGGTTCGGGCCTTCACATCCACATGCGCATCATGAAGGACGGCAACAACCAGATGCTCAAGAACGGAGTCATCAGCGAAACCGCCCGCCGCGCCATCGCCGGCATGATGAAACTCGCCCCGTCCATCACCGCGTTCGGCAACCAGAACCCGACATCTTACCTGCGCCTGGTGCCCCACCAGGAAGCCCCGACCAACGTGTGCTGGGGTGACCGCAACCGCTCCGTGCTGGTACGCGTACCGCTCGGCTGGGCATCGAAGACCGACCTCTGCAAAATCGCGAACCCGAACGAGAAGGGCACGAGTTACGACACGCACCAGAAGCAGACCGTGGAAAAGCGCTCCCCGGATGCCAGTGCCAACGTGTACCTGCTCATGGCCGGCCTCTGCGTCGCCTGCCGCTACGGCCTCTCCCTCAAGGACGGCCTGAAGGTGGCCGAACAGACCTACGTGAACGTGAACATCCACAAGAAGGAAAACGCAAAGCTCTTGAGCAAGCTCGACACTCTGCCCGACAGCTGCTGGGCATCTGCCGACTGCCTTGCCAAGCAGAGGAAGGTGTACGAGGAATTCGGCGTGTTCAGCCCCGCCATGATCGACGGCATCATGGCCCAGCTCAAGGCCTTCAAGGACAAGACGCTCCGCGCCCAAGTCACGAAGTCCAAGACCGCCATGCAGAAGCTCGTGAAAACGTACTTCTACTGCGGCTAA
- the ffh gene encoding signal recognition particle protein translates to MFSQLTDSLESTLKNLRGQGKLTEENVAESLREVRRAFLEADVNFNVTRDFVKAVKEKALGSEVLNSVTPGQQIVKIIHDELVAVMGGETKEINLSGPAPVGIMMAGLQGSGKTTFAGKIALWMRSKKKRKPLLVAADVYRPAAIKQLQVLGKSIGIPVYEEGQGDPVEIIKHGYQYAKDNGFDLVIYDTAGRLQIDEELMQELEKAKEAVHPDEILFVADAMIGQEAVNVAETFWQRLSFTGVCLSKMDGDTRGGAALSIKKMTGVPICFIGVGEKLPDIELFHPDRMASRILGMGDVVSLVEKAQQVIDEKDAKDLKKKILNNTFDLNDFLNQLRTIKKLGRIKDILGLIPGLNKLPLDQIDEKQLVYVEAILSSMTPKERKKPQILDGSRKNRIAKGSGTEISRVNAVLKQYDDMKEMFKKVGDMARKQNNGGQIGSNYTPPKVKKKRK, encoded by the coding sequence ATGTTTTCACAGCTGACCGACTCTCTAGAATCTACCCTCAAGAACCTGCGCGGGCAGGGCAAGCTCACCGAAGAAAACGTCGCCGAATCGCTGCGCGAAGTGCGCCGAGCATTCCTCGAAGCAGACGTGAACTTCAACGTGACCCGCGACTTCGTGAAGGCCGTCAAGGAAAAGGCCCTCGGTAGCGAGGTTCTCAATTCCGTGACCCCCGGTCAGCAGATTGTGAAAATCATCCACGACGAGCTTGTGGCCGTCATGGGTGGCGAAACCAAGGAAATCAACCTCTCCGGCCCCGCTCCGGTGGGCATCATGATGGCGGGCCTCCAGGGTTCCGGCAAGACGACCTTCGCCGGCAAGATTGCCCTCTGGATGCGCAGCAAGAAAAAACGCAAGCCGCTCCTCGTGGCAGCGGACGTGTACCGCCCTGCAGCCATCAAGCAGTTGCAGGTGCTCGGCAAGTCCATCGGCATCCCGGTCTACGAAGAAGGCCAGGGCGACCCGGTGGAAATCATCAAGCACGGCTACCAGTACGCAAAGGACAACGGCTTCGACCTCGTGATTTACGATACCGCGGGCCGCCTGCAGATTGACGAAGAGCTGATGCAGGAACTCGAGAAGGCGAAGGAAGCCGTCCACCCCGACGAAATCCTGTTCGTGGCCGACGCGATGATCGGTCAGGAAGCGGTGAACGTGGCCGAGACCTTCTGGCAGCGCCTCTCGTTTACGGGCGTGTGCCTCTCGAAGATGGACGGCGACACCCGCGGCGGTGCGGCACTCAGCATCAAGAAGATGACAGGCGTGCCCATATGCTTTATCGGCGTGGGCGAAAAGCTCCCCGATATCGAGCTGTTCCACCCCGACCGCATGGCGAGCCGCATTCTCGGCATGGGCGACGTGGTGAGCCTCGTGGAAAAGGCGCAGCAGGTTATTGACGAAAAAGATGCGAAGGACCTCAAGAAGAAGATTCTCAACAACACGTTCGACCTGAACGACTTCCTGAACCAGCTCCGCACCATCAAGAAGCTCGGCCGCATCAAGGATATCCTCGGGCTCATCCCGGGTTTGAACAAACTACCGCTCGACCAGATTGACGAGAAGCAGTTAGTTTATGTGGAAGCCATCCTCAGCTCCATGACCCCGAAGGAAAGGAAGAAACCGCAGATTCTGGACGGAAGCCGCAAGAACCGCATCGCGAAGGGTTCGGGCACCGAGATTTCGCGCGTGAACGCCGTGCTCAAGCAATACGACGACATGAAGGAAATGTTCAAGAAGGTGGGCGACATGGCCCGCAAGCAGAACAACGGCGGCCAGATTGGCAGCAACTACACGCCGCCCAAGGTCAAAAAGAAGAGAAAATAA